In the genome of Rhodothermales bacterium, the window TTCATGGAGGCGTCCAGCGAGTGGATGAAACCCCTGTTTACCCGCGCAAATCCCTCTCACCGCCTCCGCCAGCCGATCCACCTCCTCCTCGTTATTGAAGATATGCGTCGACACCCGCAGGGCGTCGACGCCGCGCTCGGTGACGACGCGGCAGCGCATTTTGTGCTCGCCGAGCAGCACGTGGAAGAGCTCGTCGTAGCGGGACTTCTCGGACTTGAACGTCGTCATGATGGCGGGGAGCACTGGATGCGATCGGCTAAAAACAGCTGAAGGAGACAACTACATTTAGAAAAGCATCAGAATGCTCTCCTGCTCGGTCATAGCCAACTTCTCGACCTGACTGTTCTCTCGCCGCAAAAATGCCTCTATGTCACGTGTGGAGCAATTCCCACGGCGTATTCAGATCACTTTTGGCGGCACACAGCGCAAGTGGCTAATCTCATTGAAATCAGAATCTTTGCTCACGATCACGAATCCATTCATACGAGCATAGTGCCAGACAACGAGATCATCCGCTTCATCAAGCCCTACCTCCGTCACGTGAACAGAGTCCTCATACACATCAGCCAGTAATCCAACCAGGCGTGGCGAGAGGTTCTGATCGAACAGCAACTTCATGCAGAAACAGCCACAATAGCACGTTCGCGATCAGCCGCATACTCGAGGCTGGCCAGGATATCCTCTTTCTCCAGATAGGGGAAGTCAACGAGCAGTTCTTCGTACGTCAAACCAGAGGCGAGGTAGCTCAGTACATCGTACACCGTAATGCGTAGTCCCCGAATACAGGGCTTACCGCCGCGTTTTCCGGGTTCGAGCGTTATCCTATCCTTGTAGCTCATGGTTTCTGGTATGGGAGCCGAAATCTTGAAATCAGGTACAGCGCCGGCGATCTGCGGTTTCGTCAAGCCACGTTCCACGGGCGGCTCCCGCAGCCTGATTCCGCTGCTTGATGGTTGGCGGATGTGTCGGGTTACGGATATCGGTCTGGGGACCGATGATCCTAGCCGCGACCTACAGGGCACACCGATCGGCGCGGGATTAACCCATAACGAGGCTGCGCACCGCCTCCGCCAGACGATCCACCTCCTCCTCGTTATTGAAGATATGCGTCGACACCCGCAGGGCGTCGAGGCCGCGCTCGGTGACGACGCGGCAGCGCATCTTGTGCTCGCCGAGCAGCACGCGGAAGAGCTCGTCGTAGCGGACCTTCTCGATCTTGAACGTCGTGATGCCGGCGGACAACGACGCGTCCTCCGGCGTCAGCACGGTCACGCCGGCCATCGCGCGGAGCTGCTTCTGGAGCCGGCGCGCGAGGCCCTGCCCGTAGGCGGCCACCTGCTCCATCCCGATCATCTCCATGAACTCGACGGCAGCGACGATGCCGGCCACGCTCGTCGCGTCCCGCGTGCCGGGCTCGTAGCGCTCGGCTGTTTTGTTATACTCCAGCTTATCCGGAATATCGAACGTCCCGTCGTCGGAGTAGGCGCCGACCTCCGTCGGGGCGACCTCATCGAGCCGGTCTTCGCGGACGTACAGCACGCCGGTGCCGTGCGAGGCGCCGAGCCACTTGTGGCCGCTCGTCGCGTACGAGTCGCACCCGATCTCGCGGAGGTTGAACGGATACGCGCCGGCGGACTGCGCGCCGTCGATATGGAACCACAGCCCCCGGTCGCGCGCGAGGGTCGCCATGGCGTCGACGGGCATCTTGATGCCGGTCGGGGCCGTCGTGTGGCTCACCTGGAGGACCCGCGTGCGCGGGGTGATCAGCGCCTCGATGCGCTCGAGGTTGCCGGCGGCGCTCGTCGGGTCCGGCTCGAAGACTTTCACCTTGATCCCCTGCTGCTTCTGCCGGCTCATCCACGGAATCGCCCCGCCCGGGTGGGCATGCGACTCGAAGATCACCTCGTCGCCGGGGCGCAGGAACGTCAGACCCGATGCGATCGTCGCGTTGCCCTCCGTCGCGTTGCGCAGGAAGGCGATCTCCTCGGGCTTGACGCCGAAGAAGCGAGCGACCGGCTCGCGCGCCTCCATGATGCGGTTGTGGCCGTGCTCGGAGAGGCGCTGGAGCTGCATCATCAGCGACGAGACGGTGTCGACCACCGGATACGGCGCCGGCCCGAGGCCGCCGGTGTTGAAATAGACGCGGTCGTGGGTGAGCGGATACTGCGCCCGCACCAGCGCCCAGAAGTCGTCGGGCGGGAGATGGGCCGGCGGAGGCCACGGCGCGCGGCCGGCGGCCGGCAGCAGCGCGGCCATCGGGGCGGCGGAGAGGCGCTTGAGGAAGTCGCGGCGAGGGGTAGGATCGTGCATGCGATGTGCCTGGCTGATGGAGGTCTCTCCGCTTCACCGACGGCACGCCGTCGCTTCCGGTCGAGATGACGTTTTTTTAGGGTGAGGAGCTTCAATCCATGCGCCATGCCAGCCCCAAGCGCCCCATAGCCCCCACACTTCAGTGTGGGGGGGCGGGATGCGCGCGGAAAGGATCCACGCAAAGGCCCAATCTCAAACGAGCTTTATCGAAGCCTCCATGCGTTGTATAATACCAGCCGCACCGCAAGACCACAACCCCATGATGCCCCGTCTCTTCCTCGTCGTCCTCTTCCTCATCTTGCTCGCCGGCGCCGGGTGCCGGGGCGGGTCGGCTCCAGCGTCGGACGGACGGATTCCGCTGCGGCTCTACCTCCTCCTCATCAACACCGGGCAGGTAGCGTTTTTCGACTGGGCCGAGCAGGAATACGAAGCCCGGCACCCCGACGTCGACGTCATCATCGAGCAGTTCCCCGGGACGTCGCTCAAGGACTACGAGATCAAGCTGCGGCTGCGCTACGCCAGCGGGCAGGCGCCCGACATCTGGTCGCTCCGGGAAAACGAACTCACCACCTTCGTCGAGAACGGGCTCGTCCGGCCGGCGCCGGAGGCCATCGCCCGCATCGTCAAGGAGAACAGCATCAACGACCTGATCCGGCTCGCGCCGGTCTTCAACGACACCGTCTACGGCATCGTGCATCACGCCGGCTGGACGATGCTCTACTACAACCGCGCGCACTTCCGCGAGGCCGGCCTCGACCCCGACCGCCCGCCGCGCACGTGGGACGAGATGATGGA includes:
- a CDS encoding DUF5615 family PIN-like protein, which codes for MKLLFDQNLSPRLVGLLADVYEDSVHVTEVGLDEADDLVVWHYARMNGFVIVSKDSDFNEISHLRCVPPKVI
- a CDS encoding DUF433 domain-containing protein, with the translated sequence MSYKDRITLEPGKRGGKPCIRGLRITVYDVLSYLASGLTYEELLVDFPYLEKEDILASLEYAADRERAIVAVSA
- a CDS encoding aminotransferase class V-fold PLP-dependent enzyme, coding for MHDPTPRRDFLKRLSAAPMAALLPAAGRAPWPPPAHLPPDDFWALVRAQYPLTHDRVYFNTGGLGPAPYPVVDTVSSLMMQLQRLSEHGHNRIMEAREPVARFFGVKPEEIAFLRNATEGNATIASGLTFLRPGDEVIFESHAHPGGAIPWMSRQKQQGIKVKVFEPDPTSAAGNLERIEALITPRTRVLQVSHTTAPTGIKMPVDAMATLARDRGLWFHIDGAQSAGAYPFNLREIGCDSYATSGHKWLGASHGTGVLYVREDRLDEVAPTEVGAYSDDGTFDIPDKLEYNKTAERYEPGTRDATSVAGIVAAVEFMEMIGMEQVAAYGQGLARRLQKQLRAMAGVTVLTPEDASLSAGITTFKIEKVRYDELFRVLLGEHKMRCRVVTERGLDALRVSTHIFNNEEEVDRLAEAVRSLVMG